The genomic region acagaaaaatgcttacaaatggctaaaatgcgaccgatcgctgtggctccccctgtggaccaatgttggtttttttctaatttttggtatgactaagtcatggtatggtatgctgtacataatcatggaaactgtcagtgtgtcattctgtctgtcagtcattctgtctgtcccacgtttttctactcactgatgtggtcaatctatgtgaaactgcacataggcattgaggactggcataggtagaaggtgacaaagctaccaatgggtatggactagtattaaGTAACACTGAGAAAGCAGAAAGACCCAtagccgcttatcctgttggggatAGTGGGGGGGcgggagcctatcccagctgacattgtgcGAGAGACGGGGATGGATCTGGGGCGGGTCAGGACAGCCCTGTCagaatttatgtatttatttaatctttttattgaTCAATtaatccatcccattctcaagAACACAACATCTTAAGAACACCATGAGGGAATTTCcataaatttggcacaaacgtccacttggaatcaaggatgaactgattaggataattttgatggtcaaatgtcactgtgacctgaggAATActgtaattatgacaaaaacatacacaaatgACTGAGTGATGGCATTatatatccaaaaagtcaaaggtcaacttcactgtgacatcatgatgttctGCTACAACAGTTTCCCGGTCGTTACTCAACATATCTCacaaacagaaggggagacatttggtcagagacTGAAACGGTGACACAAattttgggtgtccaccttgtaACTGTGCAGATTGTTTAAATCTGTGCTGCCAgggtgaagatgtgtgtgaagctgctATAGCTACTTTGCAGTAACATTCATattgtcagctgtcatggctacatgtgactctggacagacatggttgtaaactgtaactgcagcttGTCTGGTTCAGAGAGGCATACAAGCACAAGgctgtaattctagtttttcatTTGGAGCCTTTTATTACATCAAACATATTTGCTACATTATTGAgcactgctgtgtttacattctGGACCAGCTTTTGTAAGATGACACCGAATTCGGTTggatgacgtttttttttttttatggtgtacgccaaatacaaaaatccacatcTTCTCTGTCGTGTTTTTCACATATACTTGTAATACAGTAACAGTCCATAGGGCAAAGGAGCTTGAAGATGACGCCCTGCCTCTTTACCTCTGGCATTAAACTGTGTCACTGCATGAAAAATGGTGTTGAGGCTGTGTGAAAATCTGATTCACACTGACACAAATTCCAGTCATTTCTGCCGACACAGGAAAACCCTATCTTAGTCTGTCTCGTTCTGTCCTCCCCTTCAGATGCTGCCTGGCTATGAGAACCTCCTCTTTGCCCACTCCAGCTGGTACACATACGCTGCCACAATGCGGATCTACAAACACTGGGATTTCCGCATCACTGAGCCCAACACGGCCACTGGGAAACTGTCCTTCAGCAGCTACCCTGGTATGTACAACAGTCCTCAGGAATTCTCCATAACAAGATTTACAGTCAGGGTTTATCCAAACAGCAAGAGCCCATGACGTCCAACAGGACAATACAACAGTAGCGTATGAAAGTTAAACACTTTCCATCATAATTATTTCCTCTTTCAAAATTCTGACATTACACCAGCATTCTCAATTAAACACTGCTTCTCTCCTGGACACATACAGTAATACACATACATGCTTTTCTGTGCAATGGCTTGCAGGTTTAATAATATTTGTTCATCACTTCTCATCTCCCACAACatccaccagcacacacacacacatctatatCAATGAATCTACATTTGAAATGTGGTTAAATGTAGCTTGTTTGCAAAGATTGTCCAAAATGGTCTCAGCTCATCTTTCTCTCAGGCTTCCTGGTGTCTCTGGACGACTTCTACCTCTTGGGCAGCGGCCTGATGATGACCCAGACCACCAATAATGTCTTCAACTCCTCCCTTTTTGGCTCGCTCACTCCCAACAGCCTGCTGGCGTGGCAGAGGGTGCGGCTGGCTCACAGTTTGGCACATACCGGAGAAGAGTGGGCCAAAACCTTCGCCAAGTACAACTCTGGTGAGTGATTGCGTAGTGATTGTGcagcaaattattttaaaagacGACAGTAACATGAAGAGACACACAAGTATGACATGAATCAATAACAGTTAATTAAAGACcatccaccaggagcaggatgggagaTAATCTTAAAAGGAATCTGGTTGTAGTCTTGCAAACAGTCACCCTGCACGATgtccagtctttgcaaaatcttagcGTGACTAAAAAGCCACATCGTCTtaagatgtgagagggtgtcacaCTTTAGTCTTTCAAGTCTTTTATTAAGTCTTctaagtcagtggttcccaactggtgggtcacggtccataAGTGGGTTGTGGGTTcactctgaatggaccacaagtgacttgcaaacacgtcaagtttgtaaaaaacacactttatattgacgtacagtgaatttccgtcAGAGAGCTCGACGCTGAAGTTTGACGCTGAATGTActgaactgtgtggaccttgaactaatgactaaggagaaatctggacccatATCTGGactagttgggaaccattgCTCTAATGTGTTGTAGGCATTAGCTGCTATTACCATGCCTGGGATAAAAAAGGCAATAACTCTGGCTCTGCTTGTGTAGGTACCTACAACAACCAGTACATGGTGTTGGACAGGAGCAAGGTGAAGCTGGGCCACAGTGTTGATGATGGTGCTCTGACCGTGGTGGAGCAAATCCCCGGACtggtggagtactctgaccagACGCAGGCTCTGCGCAGAGGTAACACACATCTTTATTCTGTTTTCTGCTGTATTTGTTTAATTCATGTAAAGCTTACCTTTCCCACTGCCTCTGTTTACCACAGGTTACTGGCCGTCCTACAACGTTCCCTTCCACCCAAGGATCTACACGATGAGTGGTTACGGAGAAATGTGGAAGGAGTATGGAGAGGACTTCTCCTACGATCTCTGTCCCAGAGCCAAGATCTTCCGTCGTGACCAGGCTGGTGTCAAGGACCTGGACTCCCTGAAGCACATCATGAGGTTTAATGGTGTGTggctctgtctcattgtgtcacttTATGACTGGTTCTCTGTCAACAGGAATCTGCATAccttatgttaaaaaaagacgCTGGGCGCAGCACTTTTTCTCTGGGCTGCCGCATACACTCTCTCCTAATTGGGAACAACTGAAAGAAGACGCCAGCACATGGCTTTCCATGTATGCACAGAGAAGGACAGGGAGGTTTGCACTCTGCCTCAGGtcttccatgtaggcacatggaatgGAGAACAAAGCCATACCACGAAATAGCATACtgcaaatagaaaataaaattttgTTTGACTGaggtggtcctgactgaaaaacatgtttttcctcttacctgtagtgctattatcCTTCTCCAtcgttttagtgtgagttgccaaaTGTTGGCAGTATCGGCCCTAGAGACATCTGCATTCTCTTGAATATTATGGAACTAGAAGACACAAAccacacctgccaaccgtatcactcagtacgtttactgtacatggacagtttaattccacttttaattggaatgaaaggccattccgattgaaaattaaatccgattaaagggggtggtttattccgtttgtcattccgaatgaaagaattttgtgtgcatgtacacactcattcctctttaatttcattccggtctttctgcacatgctcgttttcttgcccttctggcacgatgacgtatatagcgcgcatagcaacgggctgcatagcaacaggctaagatagagcagtcggactcgttgcactcaccggtttctattcaccacagcacggtcttctacctctcttctcctcctcaacagatgaagcattagcagaacaaggttgttgtcgtactgctgcttcaagaatataagcaaaaagcccaaaaaaggcactaacaacggcgtcgtcaagcatcttgttatccggagcgaggactacagtgttatcttccggtaaacgtaaacacgtaacatccgtccaatcagaaaccttccctgccccaaaccttgcgcagacctgaataaaggcgattaaactgatctcccgtgtaaaccctcattcggaatgaatttttctcatgtaaactacctggaaacactttaattccgaatgatttcattcagatttatttcattccgaatgagaagccatcatgtaaccgtagccactgTGCAGAAAGAAGCATGcttctactgctagctcatctgGCACCAGgaagcaagctaacgttacagctcagccgaggaggacaccattaatgtttacatctcccactgtcacaagcctcttgttcatgagtagatgcatgctttcgtctgtgcagtgatacgatTGGTGGGTGTAAATcattagaaagaaaatagttcctacatgaaactgctcacaacaaggtctgtggattaacttgagtaaccgggtcatgatttctggcgctttgagcaccacaagctgagtgctatctagttctattatactggagagaagggagacatctgtacggctgatatctccaacactcggcaactcacaccaaaacaatctagatgacaaatagcactacaggtaagaggaaaaaaaattttttttaatttggggtgaactgtccctttaaataattTATCAGGCCacataggcgtttctagcccatttttgggggtgctgaagcacccctaaattgaatcccagcacccctaatATTTGAgagatttgtatttatttatttatttatttatttattttactgtatgtcctaGAAAAGtgagctagaaaagtgtcaaaaccatacagtacttggttgaaacgtaatattttaacaacaaaaatacagcaccCCCGCCCCGcctcaaaaatggtttgatccaccccatccctcccGCCTTTGCCCGACCCGGTCTCTGAGCGCTCTACCTGCACAGAGCAATGCGCTGCCTTCTAGAGTGGGGGATATGCAGTACCTGGCTGaaaccaggatatgtggcacatttcttaacttctaccactcaataccaacacattattatcattaccactcctcatttttgctgcatttaatcgtaggtcactgtttatgttgttaggtaggagttagctgacgttttttctagctaggaaacgttacaggtggtcagtactattgtcctctgtttgaattggaatgagagaagctagctgttgtgtcatgtacatgtgttaatattaaagccaaggtgctactgactagctaactgactggatgcccattaacattataactccgtgtgtgtgtgtgcgtgtgcgtgtgtgtacagacagacagacagcctcatcatgtgtatatatatattacagacaagaaggaaaaaggcagagataaacattgaaaaagtcaattactgttaatgtgttaatgttacatgttgtgcattgcatttcaaataaaagtccaaaaaataagtccaaggtccatttttggtatttttggtactcactctcgggggctggtttactccctgaaattagggttacgatatgtttctttgatgattccaatccattcctcttttgctgtggctcagcatttaaataacctttatcagatttgatggtttagtcacagactttcccaaaaagtgttgtgcttttctttcacaaatgtgggaatgaaattgcgttaaaatgtacaaaacagtgaaatttatcttgcttggccgggcagctctctgggtgctcagcacccctaaacctctgatcctagaatcgcccctgtcAGCCCAGAACCTCCTTGATGTtaacagttttgtttgtttgcctgttttCAGACTACAAAAACGATCCATACTCCAAGGGGGATCCCTGCAAGACCATCTGTTGCCGTGGCGACCTGAGGGACGTGAAGCCTACACCGGGAGGTTGCTATGACACAAAGGTAGTGCCCTTTCACCACGGCAGTCTTGCATTACAGCAATAGAGGTGGCTTAGgttgtgaaaaaaatcaaatgccTTTTAGCTCAGATAGCCTCTGGTGCCTGTGTTGTCCTGCGTCCAGGTAACAGACTTCAACATGGCTGGGGACTTCCGTGCGGAGGCGGTGAACGGACCAACGACACAGGATGGACTCCCGCCGTTCTTTTGGGATAAATTCAGCAGCATCACCCACCAGGGTCTGCCGCAGTACTACAACTTCACCTTCGTCAGGATGCAGCCTCTTCTCTTCGAGccttgaggtgtgtgtgtgtttgtaagtgagacagagagagatgtgtctgtgtgatgcTTTGTGATGAATGATGGGAGTCAAAGGTACAATCTGATGTTTCTTTTGTGGTTCACACATCTGTTTACACActgatgatttttattttgattactGGGAAAAGTTCAGAATTGCGTCCCACACACAAATGCctatgtttttaaattttgggaGTAATAGTACGTCCTTCCATCTGATTAAATGCACAATGTCAAACTGCCGATCAGATTTTAACTCAGTATTTTAACATATCTTGTGCagatcatttgtttttttacctgctGCCATTTGTGCCTAGAACACTGAGAGTAGCTTTATGATTTTATAAAATGCAGAATCAATGCACTAAATCAGTGCTCATACCGTCTTCAATCCTTTTTTTTAGAAGCTTGAATGTCTTAATGCAAACACTATAATTGCGGTAGTAAATGAAATCAGTGCAATGTTATACTCAGGGCTGTTGATCCTCTCTTGTGCTGGATTTGTGTGCATCTTTCTCTTATACTGtgcaaaatgaaaatgtctcaggtttgtatttttgtataagCCTGTTTATTATGTGAAATGATGTGTAACACTGCACATCTGCACCATGCCAACATTTAATGTGATGATTGTTTATTAAAGTTATACAGTTGTGCCAGCACAGTCCTGTTTTTAATCTTTCCTTGTGTGATGGTGACTCTTGTTGCAGCTGATGTGCGCTCTGTGTTGGAGGTTCAAGTCTCTACGCATGACCCAGCTCATTGTATATTAAAGCAATAATATTCCcactttaaaaatgtcataatgcaTGGAGGATAGAGCTAGCTCAACCCTTTCAGGCATAGTGGTCACTGCAGTGGACAGCTATTTAAAAGCAATTTTCTTGTATATGCATGGGTTTTGATGTTGTAGTTGGATTTAAGTCACTATAGTGGACCCTTGtgtacactgccacacactggCCAGGTGTTGTCAGTGCAACACAAATCTCTCAAAACCAAAATGGCCGACGGAAAGCAAGAAATGTTGTGCAGCTCAAGAATATCTTGCCAATCCTTCTATAATAGGAGACCctggtaaataaaaaaaaatctggcgATATCAAGTAACATCTAAGGAGTAATACTGTTGCTAAATTTTCCAAGTATTAATTTTATGCTGTGAGAAAACTGCAATTAATCATCTGTCCACtacaattaataaataaattactgcaACCTTGTTCTTGAAAATACCTTATGTGCAGTGATGTTCTAAGCTCTAAATCAATTGATTTAAGTTATTAAAATGCCATTTACAGTTTTTGTAACAGAAACAATATtttggaaagagggagggggtAGGTACAGGAGGGAGGAGTTTGTTTGTTcgtttgtcatttttatttcaaatatgtAACAAAAATATCAACAAGCCCTCCCAAATCATGCAAAACAAGTCAAGTGAGCCATGATattagaaaacagaaaatagaagagagaaaagaaagaaaaaaaggcctGTAAACATATTGAAAAGgagtgacaggaagtaaaactcATTAATCCCCACCCcttttccaaaaataaaaatatttataaatgcATACATACTAATTAGCTTCTTCACATACAAACATATACCGATGCACACTTGCATAAATAAGATACAATGTGATTACCGCACAATTACTATGTGCATTTGTGCAACGCATGCAATATGCGTTGCCTTACACTGAGCAAAGATCTTATATATCTCATCAaaatttattaataataaaataactatAATTCATCATTAATCCTGAATAAATAGTTATTCCACAACTTTGAATATATAATTTCAACAAcacaatatatgtatatatgacactatactgtatatacataacAACgaaatatatgtacatataacACCATACACACAACCAACATTATACAATGCATCATACAAAACAATTATCTAAACCAGTATATTTTCTATATTATCTATTATCTATACCAATATGGCAAGATACGACAATATTTTTACTATTAGTAGTTTTATAATAACATTATTAATAATACAATACTACGCCTCTCTGTTCACCCCATCGCTGTACCTTGTGAAAACCATATTTTTGTACATTAATATAAACTGATTTTTGCTTGGACATTGCTTCATTTCCTCACTCACACTGTTCCATACTTTCACACCAGTAATCAATACACAGAAAGTTTTCATAGttcccagcaagcattttttggtttaaaaaacgtctaatagccgtctacatgaagacctgatgTCTAGGGTAAATCACagctgaatttgggctgtcagtgaaaatttggtagacgtctaaccatagccaaagtgtagacgtcatcaattatacggctatgtagagaccatgtccaaaaaatggagataaacatattttaattactattgactctccatacgtgattgaatatcataccgcatgccatctgcaatggcgaaaattacatttaatcaatttcaaaattaaatcggctagatttgggttacatgtagctagactaaatcggagctaaatatagccaatacaTGTAAATCACAACTATTGCTTGCTGGGAATTGTGCATATGCTTAGTATTTTAAAGTTGTATTCACCCCTCAGAttatgacccccccccccataccATTCCCAAACAGATTTTGAATGTTTCCTGGTAGTTCATTGTTTCTTGCCTTGTACATTAATGTTGCTGTCTGACAAGAAACGATGTCAATgaattttaataattttgacTGTAGAAATAATTGATTAGTGTTGTGGTGACTATCCAAAACAAATTAGTCACACGCAGCATGATTAGGGGAGTTCTTTAACGCATGTCTACTGGAATCACAATGTCCAAACAATCCTTTTGCATTTGGGTGAGACGTTCCCATTTAttgtaaaaatactgaaatgcGGCAGGTTACAGAGGAAATTTACCTTATTGAAATAGATGCGTCTGGAATAGTTGAATCAGGAGAAACGTCACATACCTCACGGTAAGAACCGCGTATCCCTTCACCTCATGTGTGTCTATACAAACAATTCACTAACCTCTGACCTGTAGCCCTTCACCTGTCCTGAGACTTCCTGTGCAGGTAGGGACATGTTGCCCTCTAGGGACCAACACcacaaatacacatacacatcaaCAATTTCCATTTAAACAGTGCAAccatattatttatatttacttCAAAGATATTAAGCAAACTACACATGAGATTAAGTGGCTCCTTCAAGTGTGTTCCAAATAGCCGACCTTATGAATGGTCCTTATTGCTCTCTTTTGGAGTGATTAGTTTCAAGTTTCaggtttatttcatttatatagcaccttaaAAAGCAAAGAGCATTTGcaccaaagtgcttcacaggcaACATGTCGTATACACATAGGCATAAAGACATGTAAAATACAGACCAACATCAATTTATCAAAGAATAGaaataaaagttattaaaacCCAGGGTGatcagatgaaaataaaaacagattaaacGCTATTAAAAGCCAAAGAGTAAAAATGGGTCTTAAGGTGCTTCTTAAAAGCCTCAACAGAATCAGACCTTCTAATGGCTTCTGGCAGGCTGTTCCAGAGCCGGGGGGCTGCAACAGAAAAGGCCCGGTCACCCGcctttgttttctgtgaacATGGCACAGCCAACACACCACAGTCTGAGGATCTGAGGGTTCTGCTGGTGGTGTAAGGGGTGAGAAGTTCTGAGATATATGAAGGGGCGAGACCATGGAGGGATTTATAAACAATCAGAAGAATTTTGAAGTGTATCCTGAAATGAACGGGGAGCCAGTGTGATGATGCAAGAATGGGAGTGATGTGGTCTTGCTTCTTTGTTCTTCTTCATAACCAGGCAGCAGCGTTTTGGACTAGTTGGAGACGGGAGACAGTGGTCTGAGTAATACCTGAGTAGAGGGAgttgcagtaatccagcctGGATGATATGAATGCATGAACTCTTTCTTGGTCAGAGGGTGATAGGAAGTGCCTGATTTTTGAAATGGTTCTGAGCTGAAAGAAACTGGACCTGACAACTGAATTTACATGcctgttaaaacttaagttACTGTCAAATAAAACACCCAGGTTCTTTGAATGCGGTGTGATATAGGTGGAGAAGGGGTTGAGGTTCTGGGCGTTAACAGTAGTATGATGTGGGGGGCCAAAGAGTAAGACTTCTGTCCTGTCCTCATTCAGCTGGCTAAACTTGCGCTTAGTGACTGTAGTGAAGTTTTATAGCAGTTTCCCCACACCTCAGCACAATAGTGTAAATATGGCAAGACTAGACAACAGTAGAGAGTGTGAAGGGACTTGCAATCCATGCTTTGCTTTGTTTATGACTgcacatgtttaatgtgtggcTTCCAGCTAAGCCTTTCATCCATTAGTAGAAAGCGAGAGGGGAGATGCTGAGGAGTCAGGAGCAGAGTTCAACGCCTTTGCATGGCATTGAACAGTATATGAACATGTTAGAATATGTGAACACACTAATTTAACATTAGCAgcattaaaaacacttttttttatagtttcacgtgattatttatcattttttaaactggtTTGTATTTCTTAAGTTGAAAACTTAAACAGTGGACATGTAaaaatgaacttcataatttaatttttcatgcctaaagaggaataaaacactcaagaaaaaaaatcttgactgAGGTCGTAGTAATTCATGCATGAAAGGGTTAAGTGACTCAAAATTCACTTCGTCTTTCGTGGGTTCTGGAACCATTTTGTCTCTAAAACCATCCCCCATGATAGAAAGGAGGTTTAACCGTTCACAGTGACTGGTTGCTGAATTACAAGTATGAGGAAGATGGATTAAAGTTGGCGAGCCATCTTATctgcaggtcacatgacctCCCAGGACCCCTTTGTTTTTGAAACAGAAACGCATTAAGTTCTCTCTGCCTTTCTGCCCCAGGGGACACATGTAGTGATTCACCCTTTCCTATGAAATGAAGGAAGTGAAACGTCTGTTAGACACTCTGCATTCATCTCATAAATTCTCCCGTCACGTCCCTCCTCTGTGCCTCACAGATCTGTTTTCAGCTACACTGTTTTTTCGGTTCGTGTCACAAACACAAGTTTAGCCGAGGgtaacacagcagcaggtcTCCACATTGCTTCAGCCATGGGCAGGGACTGTGGTCCTCGCCAAAAGTGGGACAGCCTGCTCAGTATATGTTTCCCAAGCGTGAGGAAAACCAGACCTGAACCTGATCCACCATCAGGTGAGTCTCACCGAACTTACTTATCTTTTTTCTTCTAAAAAATCCTCCTCCTGCCTTCCTCCTGAGCGCAGATGTTCTCTATAGTCTGAAAACCTCTCTGAGGCAGTCTTGGATTTGGACCAAGTTTGACTTTCTGATGTTGACTTGAACCCTTGTGGCCATCTAAAACTTCACAGATAAGTTGCTTTTTCTCCTCTGTAATGTAAAGCGTTCAGGTGACTACATCTGTGCACAGTTAAAAAACTACATTATCTATCAGTTGAAGATGGAGGCACAGTGCTCCTGCTTTAAGATAAGATCTGCTGGtcttaaataaacattttaggTATTATTTTTATTGCCAAGTGAGGAACTAATAAACAATTAATGCTAATAAACCCCAGTTTGTGCTCATGTTCTTTACAATGTGGTGTTTACAGCTGTTGAGAATGTGAACTGTTTTTCTGTTGAGGTACTTCATCCATCTGTTTTCCCCTTAGAGCCGCCCCTGGCTGATTTGGTCCAATTTACAGCCAAGACCCCACCCCCAGCATCACTGAGTCGGTCACCTGAGGCCGATTCAGTGATGCTGCTAAATCCGGCTCTGTGGATCTTTGTGGTGCTGGCCACAGTGGGGTCCATCGTGGCTCTGGTTCTGTGGTTTCTCATATACAAGCGACAGACCCGCAACATCAGCATCTCAGGTAAGGACACTGAGggtttaaatgatttatttgatttgatcaaGGTTCACATAAAGGCCTACATATCCCAGGATGCTTAGCAGCTGACTGTTAAGCTTCAGCATTCTGTTAGTCTTGACTTTTCTGGAGAGGTTGAATAATTGTTGAAATCATGGGTCTTCAACAGGAGGTCTGCAAGCCTTAGAAGGTCCTCAGAgtcactgcatttttttcaacAATTAAATACATTAACATGACTCTAACACATTATGAGCAAATATAATTTATAGCAAGCCTATTTGTaagacaaaataacaataaattaatatacagtacacaaCACTGATGTTAGGCTATCTGTTACCCATGAATCCTTGTCAAATATTGCTTAGTATTGTACGCACCATATGAAGCAGTGGGTCAGTTATAATATATTCAACATCATACCTGCATTTGaacatgtcgtcaagctagtttgcgtttttattcactctgaattttgtctggattctggttccggtctagagagcggatgcagaattcaccaaattcaccaaagtaaaagtgttcaccaaagtaaaactttaaattctgacgcaccatcgatttggggtgatgaggggtgtaagaaaatcgattaacttaatggcttggggcttttcttgtaagttatattctttaaattaaaagtttcaccgcatttttattagcttggtgcttttattttgacggaaaagCACATCCATcaaattccggatcctgtctcactcgccctggttccggtaCCTTACCAAAACTGCcactaacggccccagactagtCAGTTAGCCACtcaatctacagcaggaa from Epinephelus lanceolatus isolate andai-2023 chromosome 18, ASM4190304v1, whole genome shotgun sequence harbors:
- the plbd1a gene encoding phospholipase B-like 1 isoform X1, with protein sequence MHLVNRLYVFLLCSVAATFASADKMTAATAYWDSQHKMVRLKEGVLETNGDAYGYLNDTLSTTGWSILEIRAGYGKTPETDDVTFFLAGYLEGFLTAQQMMDHYANMYPQLIEDPKVDVLVQSFMAKQDAWTREQVKLNKSSDPLWTHAGFIVAQMDGLQAGVADWAKKQGKKPLSLYAIQFLNAVGDLLDLIPALTHPSNPRLRDFKLPGMGHCSALIKMLPGYENLLFAHSSWYTYAATMRIYKHWDFRITEPNTATGKLSFSSYPGFLVSLDDFYLLGSGLMMTQTTNNVFNSSLFGSLTPNSLLAWQRVRLAHSLAHTGEEWAKTFAKYNSGTYNNQYMVLDRSKVKLGHSVDDGALTVVEQIPGLVEYSDQTQALRRGYWPSYNVPFHPRIYTMSGYGEMWKEYGEDFSYDLCPRAKIFRRDQAGVKDLDSLKHIMRFNDYKNDPYSKGDPCKTICCRGDLRDVKPTPGGCYDTKVTDFNMAGDFRAEAVNGPTTQDGLPPFFWDKFSSITHQGLPQYYNFTFVRMQPLLFEP
- the plbd1a gene encoding phospholipase B-like 1 isoform X2, which codes for MTAATAYWDSQHKMVRLKEGVLETNGDAYGYLNDTLSTTGWSILEIRAGYGKTPETDDVTFFLAGYLEGFLTAQQMMDHYANMYPQLIEDPKVDVLVQSFMAKQDAWTREQVKLNKSSDPLWTHAGFIVAQMDGLQAGVADWAKKQGKKPLSLYAIQFLNAVGDLLDLIPALTHPSNPRLRDFKLPGMGHCSALIKMLPGYENLLFAHSSWYTYAATMRIYKHWDFRITEPNTATGKLSFSSYPGFLVSLDDFYLLGSGLMMTQTTNNVFNSSLFGSLTPNSLLAWQRVRLAHSLAHTGEEWAKTFAKYNSGTYNNQYMVLDRSKVKLGHSVDDGALTVVEQIPGLVEYSDQTQALRRGYWPSYNVPFHPRIYTMSGYGEMWKEYGEDFSYDLCPRAKIFRRDQAGVKDLDSLKHIMRFNDYKNDPYSKGDPCKTICCRGDLRDVKPTPGGCYDTKVTDFNMAGDFRAEAVNGPTTQDGLPPFFWDKFSSITHQGLPQYYNFTFVRMQPLLFEP